CTGCGCAGTTGATGGAGTGCTTGCTGCGGGTTGCCGTGAAGGTAAATATGGCGTTGGGCTTATCGTCACCAGAAACGCAACTGCAGCGGGTGTTTTAACATCCAACAGGGTCCGGGCAGAACCTGTTAAACTGACTGAAAAGGTCCTTGAGGGTGGCATAATTTCAGCAATGGTTGCAAACAGTGGAAACGCCAACTGTTTCACAGGAAAAGAGGGGATGGATGATGCCCTCAGGATGGCCAGGGTAACAGCAGCATCCCTCCAGGTGGATGCTGGTGAAGTTGCTGTTGCATCAACTGGCGTTATAGGGAGGAGGATGCCCATCAGGAAGATCGAATCCCTCATAAGAAGGGCTGCTGATCAACTTGAAAACTCTCCGGAAGCCTCAGGGAATCTTGCATCTGCAATAATGACCACGGACACATTCCCCAAGGAGGTTGCGGTGGAGTTCCAGCTTGAAGGCGGTGAGACCGCCCGTATAGGTGCGGTTGCCAAGGGTTCAGGTATGATAGCACCAAACATGGCCACCATGCTCTCCTTCATAACAACTGATGTTGATGCATCACCTTCAGAGCTCAGGGAGGCCCTCAGGAGGGCAGTTGATGACACATTCAACATGCTCATAGTGGACGGTGATGAGAGCACCAATGACATGGTTATAATAGCATCAACCTGCAGATCAGGGAGGATAGATGAGAACTTCACTGAGGCCCTTGTGGTCGTCTGCAGGGAACTTGCCCGTATGATGGCCCGTGACGGTGAGGGCGCCACCAAATCATTCCAGGTTGACGTGGTGAATGCCAGGACAAGGGAGGATGCAAGGAGGGCCGCCAGGGCAATCGCAGGTTCATCCCTCGTTAAGACGGCAATATTCGGGGCCGACCCCAACTGGGGACGTATAGTTGCGGCTGCAGGATATTCAGGTGCAGAATTTGACCCCGACAGGATAGGTGTGACACTCGAATCTGAGAGCGGATCTGTGGGAATAGTCGAGGAGGGGAATGTCCTGGCCTTTGAGGGTACACCTGAACTTGAACTT
This is a stretch of genomic DNA from Methanothermobacter sp.. It encodes these proteins:
- the argJ gene encoding bifunctional ornithine acetyltransferase/N-acetylglutamate synthase; translated protein: MKIRFIEGGVCAVDGVLAAGCREGKYGVGLIVTRNATAAGVLTSNRVRAEPVKLTEKVLEGGIISAMVANSGNANCFTGKEGMDDALRMARVTAASLQVDAGEVAVASTGVIGRRMPIRKIESLIRRAADQLENSPEASGNLASAIMTTDTFPKEVAVEFQLEGGETARIGAVAKGSGMIAPNMATMLSFITTDVDASPSELREALRRAVDDTFNMLIVDGDESTNDMVIIASTCRSGRIDENFTEALVVVCRELARMMARDGEGATKSFQVDVVNARTREDARRAARAIAGSSLVKTAIFGADPNWGRIVAAAGYSGAEFDPDRIGVTLESESGSVGIVEEGNVLAFEGTPELELAERIMGDDEIRITVDLNAGSESATAYGCDLTYDYVRINAEYTT